From the genome of Candidatus Nitrosocosmicus oleophilus, one region includes:
- a CDS encoding translation initiation factor IF-2 subunit gamma: MQKYGYQPCINIGTSGHVDHGKTTLIEAITGVWTSGHSEELRRGITIKVGYADAAFYKCPNCQPPSNYSVQPKCGICNSEAQLSRVVSFVDSPGHESLMANMLSGGALMDGAILVVAANEKVPQPQTREHLLALQVLGIENIVIVQNKVDLTEKENAVENYNQIKEFVKGSVAENAPIIPISAQHKANIDVLIEYIEKYIPTPERIHNKNGIMHILRSFDINKPGTPIKNIKGGVLGGALIQGEFETGSEIEILPGIYNEKKNKYEPIFSEVGSLATGAGLVDKVKPGGLVAIGSKLDPSFIKSDSLIGAVVGKPNSLPPVVDEISIDINLFDTAVGTQDLVKVEPIKTKENLRLNIGTAVTIGNVTNSKNQKIEVKIKKPICLMPQSRVALSRRIADRWRLIGAGIAV, from the coding sequence ATTCAAAAATATGGTTATCAACCATGTATAAACATAGGTACCTCAGGACATGTAGATCATGGTAAAACTACACTTATTGAAGCTATAACAGGAGTTTGGACAAGCGGTCATAGTGAAGAGCTTCGACGAGGAATTACGATTAAAGTGGGTTATGCAGATGCCGCCTTTTATAAATGTCCCAATTGTCAACCTCCATCAAATTATTCTGTTCAACCTAAATGTGGTATATGTAATTCTGAAGCACAATTATCAAGAGTAGTAAGTTTCGTTGACTCGCCTGGTCATGAAAGTTTGATGGCTAACATGCTTTCCGGAGGTGCTCTTATGGATGGCGCAATATTAGTTGTTGCAGCTAATGAAAAAGTCCCCCAACCACAGACTAGAGAACATCTATTAGCATTACAGGTATTAGGGATTGAAAATATTGTAATCGTACAAAATAAAGTCGATCTAACTGAAAAAGAAAATGCAGTAGAAAATTATAACCAAATAAAAGAATTTGTAAAGGGAAGTGTAGCTGAAAATGCCCCAATAATTCCCATATCTGCACAACACAAGGCAAATATCGATGTATTAATTGAATACATTGAAAAATACATTCCCACGCCAGAAAGAATTCACAATAAAAATGGTATAATGCATATATTAAGATCTTTTGATATCAACAAACCAGGTACACCCATTAAAAACATCAAAGGAGGTGTTTTAGGAGGGGCTTTAATTCAAGGTGAATTTGAAACAGGTAGTGAAATAGAAATTTTACCTGGAATTTACAATGAAAAGAAGAACAAATATGAACCTATTTTTTCTGAGGTAGGGTCACTAGCTACTGGTGCAGGATTGGTAGATAAAGTGAAGCCAGGTGGATTGGTCGCAATAGGTTCAAAACTGGACCCGTCATTTATTAAAAGTGATTCATTGATAGGTGCAGTGGTTGGAAAACCGAATTCATTGCCCCCAGTTGTCGATGAAATTTCAATTGACATTAATTTATTCGATACCGCGGTTGGAACACAGGATTTAGTCAAGGTTGAACCAATCAAAACCAAGGAAAATTTAAGATTGAATATAGGAACAGCGGTTACGATAGGAAATGTTACGAATTCAAAAAATCAGAAGATCGAGGTAAAAATAAAGAAACCGATATGTTTGATGCCCCAAAGCAGAGTAGCTTTAAGCCGGAGAATAGCAGATCGATGGCGATTGATAGGTGCAGGAATAGCTGTATAA
- a CDS encoding peptidylprolyl isomerase produces the protein MAGRELLKSEKSRRTTKYLLIIAVLCLAFSIAFILRAYPIKYGFYLNEFDPFFDFRATEYIVNNGYGPYLEWHDYKSWFPDGREIAETSQSGLHLTAATLYKIFGMNMSLMDFTIWFPVVIGSASTVLMFLVVRAITGSTIPGLISSLFFAVSPAIIQRGNLGWFKSEPLGLFYGLGGTYLFLSALKDKKYKFLIPKAIFGGILIGLAVTSWGGAQYFVIPIGIFIIVLGFVSKDLKNNLIVAVLFTASVILVAGAFPRPGMSFVLGLPGLLLITSSLFLLVTTVVRLKSSERRATLKTAIILGIFVIIGMSIVVGGFYKVPSFRYLNAINPFLSSENKLVESVAEHFTPTIVDYFRQFSILIIFAGLGIWLSFKNKNNTNMIFALIIGLTGIYISATFARLLVFASISIIILSSIGIYQSIRAITSIRTEAEQTLTTSNKSGAKAQKNMKLKKQFLPYAGFAAILIVMLSIPMVYDSNTNWITSADVPTSIANGGTNYRLTTDDWIETLDWMSKNTPVDSVVTAWWDYGYWITTLGNRTSIADNATINQTRIETIAKMFISPEEKGWKIANDLKSDYILIYVVGQKLPSLDPANPSPLYVLGSGGDESKKHWFIRIGGFNESEYVESNGDTPKQKYWDSLLGKMMPFQTIGFYNPSTGTLSPTYQPNAIPFYIKDIKYPKGNTSEPLSLVYASKSFESDDPGLFFGVLVYKVNHDFKATNANGTSPSNITTLASSLANGTSPSNITTLASSLANGTSPSNITTLASSLANGTSPSNITTLASSLANGTSNLILESNVLNNINNTSSNNSMTTTTNNTATIETTQGPIKIEFYPDVAPNHVKNFQDLASKGFYDGVVFHRIVPGFVIQAGDPNTKNGNSSNDTWGTGGPGYTINQEFNNIPHERGILSMARTNDPNSAGSQFFIVLNDSKFLDNQYTVFGKVTEGLEIVDKIANSTTNAMDQPEDPNSARINKIVLQ, from the coding sequence ATGGCAGGAAGAGAGTTATTAAAATCAGAGAAGAGTCGTAGAACAACTAAATATCTTCTTATAATCGCAGTATTATGTTTAGCATTTAGCATTGCATTCATCCTTAGAGCATACCCAATCAAATATGGATTTTATTTGAATGAATTTGATCCTTTTTTTGATTTTAGAGCTACAGAATATATAGTAAATAATGGATATGGACCATATCTTGAATGGCATGACTACAAGTCATGGTTTCCAGATGGTAGAGAAATTGCTGAAACATCGCAGTCTGGCTTACACCTAACTGCTGCCACGCTCTACAAAATTTTTGGTATGAACATGTCTTTGATGGATTTTACAATATGGTTTCCAGTAGTCATAGGATCTGCATCCACCGTACTTATGTTCTTGGTAGTAAGAGCTATAACCGGAAGCACCATTCCGGGATTAATTTCATCACTTTTCTTTGCAGTGAGTCCTGCAATAATTCAAAGGGGAAACCTGGGTTGGTTTAAGTCAGAGCCACTAGGTCTTTTTTATGGATTAGGAGGCACATATCTGTTCTTATCTGCCCTAAAGGATAAAAAATACAAATTTTTGATCCCCAAAGCAATTTTTGGAGGAATCTTAATTGGACTTGCAGTAACCTCCTGGGGTGGAGCTCAATATTTCGTAATCCCTATTGGTATCTTTATAATAGTCCTTGGGTTTGTTTCCAAAGATCTCAAAAATAATTTAATAGTGGCAGTTCTTTTTACGGCTTCAGTTATCTTAGTTGCAGGTGCTTTTCCGAGGCCAGGCATGTCATTCGTTCTTGGATTACCAGGTTTATTGTTAATTACTAGCTCGCTATTCCTATTAGTCACTACCGTAGTAAGGTTAAAAAGTTCTGAGAGAAGGGCGACTTTAAAAACTGCAATAATTCTAGGAATTTTTGTAATAATAGGAATGTCTATAGTGGTTGGAGGCTTTTACAAAGTACCTTCCTTTAGATATCTCAATGCAATAAACCCATTCCTTTCGTCAGAGAACAAACTAGTAGAATCTGTTGCAGAACATTTCACACCTACGATAGTAGACTATTTTAGACAGTTTTCAATTCTGATCATTTTTGCGGGTCTAGGAATTTGGCTATCATTTAAGAATAAAAATAATACCAATATGATTTTTGCATTGATAATAGGGCTTACGGGAATTTATATTAGTGCAACATTTGCAAGGCTTTTGGTATTTGCATCTATTAGCATAATCATATTATCAAGTATAGGAATTTATCAGTCAATTAGAGCCATAACGTCGATCAGGACAGAAGCGGAGCAAACACTAACAACTTCAAATAAGAGCGGAGCAAAAGCGCAAAAGAACATGAAACTCAAAAAACAATTTTTACCATATGCAGGATTCGCGGCCATTTTGATAGTAATGTTATCTATTCCCATGGTTTACGATAGTAACACAAATTGGATAACTTCTGCAGATGTTCCTACATCCATTGCTAATGGAGGTACTAATTATCGATTAACAACTGACGACTGGATTGAAACATTAGATTGGATGTCCAAGAATACACCAGTTGATTCAGTAGTAACAGCATGGTGGGATTACGGATATTGGATAACAACATTAGGAAATAGAACATCCATTGCAGATAATGCAACAATTAATCAAACAAGAATAGAAACAATAGCAAAAATGTTCATTAGTCCTGAAGAAAAGGGATGGAAAATTGCTAATGATTTGAAATCAGACTATATTTTGATATATGTGGTTGGACAAAAATTGCCTTCTTTGGATCCTGCCAATCCAAGTCCTCTATATGTATTAGGAAGTGGTGGAGATGAAAGTAAAAAGCATTGGTTTATTCGAATAGGTGGATTTAATGAATCAGAATATGTTGAATCTAATGGAGATACACCAAAACAAAAGTACTGGGATTCGCTTTTGGGGAAAATGATGCCGTTTCAAACTATTGGATTCTACAATCCAAGTACTGGAACATTATCACCAACATACCAGCCTAATGCGATACCCTTTTACATTAAGGACATAAAGTATCCAAAAGGTAACACTTCAGAACCACTATCACTGGTATATGCTTCAAAGAGTTTCGAAAGTGATGATCCAGGATTATTTTTTGGAGTGCTGGTGTACAAAGTGAATCACGATTTCAAAGCAACCAATGCAAATGGCACATCCCCCTCCAATATAACTACCCTAGCTAGCAGTCTGGCAAATGGCACATCCCCCTCCAATATAACTACCCTAGCTAGCAGTCTGGCAAATGGCACATCCCCCTCCAATATAACTACCCTAGCTAGCAGTCTGGCAAATGGCACATCCCCCTCCAATATAACTACCCTAGCTAGCAGTCTGGCAAATGGCACCTCAAATTTGATTTTAGAATCTAATGTTTTAAATAATATCAACAATACATCATCAAACAATAGTATGACTACTACCACAAATAACACAGCAACTATTGAAACTACTCAAGGTCCAATAAAAATTGAATTTTATCCTGATGTAGCACCAAATCACGTCAAGAACTTCCAAGATCTGGCTAGCAAAGGATTTTACGATGGAGTAGTATTTCACAGGATAGTACCTGGTTTCGTTATTCAGGCTGGAGATCCAAATACAAAAAATGGCAACAGTAGCAATGATACATGGGGCACTGGAGGTCCAGGGTACACAATAAATCAAGAGTTCAACAACATACCTCATGAAAGAGGAATATTATCAATGGCTCGAACAAATGATCCTAATAGTGCTGGTTCACAGTTCTTTATTGTATTAAATGATTCAAAATTTTTGGATAATCAATATACAGTATTTGGAAAAGTAACAGAAGGGTTAGAAATTGTTGACAAAATTGCAAATTCAACTACTAATGCAATGGATCAACCAGAAGATCCCAATTCAGCTCGAATCAATAAGATCGTCCTTCAATAG
- a CDS encoding MBL fold metallo-hydrolase, translating to MNIEGIEIRWNGHDGFRIEANGNKIYVDPYKLIPTYARKSDADILLISHNHFDHLSIEDINNVINENTKIICSHECVEVLKKNYKVNEIIPLKPKEARTVGNMEIRGIEAYNTDKKFHPKKDEKIGFIININDLKIYHTGDTDIIPEMENVNPDILFVPVSGTYVMTAKEAGKATNELIKPKKIAIPMHYGSIVGTVKDAEDFCKDVNICKTAIMEIE from the coding sequence ATGAATATTGAAGGGATTGAAATAAGATGGAATGGACATGATGGATTTAGAATTGAAGCGAATGGTAATAAAATTTATGTTGATCCCTATAAATTAATTCCAACATATGCTCGCAAGAGTGATGCAGATATACTTTTGATTTCTCATAATCATTTTGATCATTTAAGTATAGAGGATATTAATAATGTGATAAACGAAAATACGAAAATTATTTGCTCTCATGAATGCGTGGAAGTATTAAAAAAGAATTACAAAGTGAATGAAATAATTCCCTTAAAACCCAAGGAAGCAAGGACGGTTGGAAATATGGAAATAAGAGGTATAGAGGCATACAATACCGACAAAAAATTTCATCCGAAAAAGGATGAAAAAATAGGATTTATCATAAATATAAATGACTTGAAAATATACCATACAGGTGACACAGATATTATTCCAGAAATGGAAAATGTAAACCCAGATATTTTATTTGTGCCTGTTTCGGGTACTTATGTAATGACCGCAAAGGAAGCCGGAAAAGCCACAAATGAGTTAATAAAGCCCAAAAAAATAGCGATACCGATGCATTATGGATCTATTGTAGGAACAGTCAAGGACGCAGAAGATTTTTGCAAAGATGTGAATATTTGTAAAACTGCAATAATGGAAATTGAATAA